AGATGATCTCGTCAGCCAAAAATAGCGCCTCGTCGATGTTGTGAGTGACAAAAAGGATGGTTTTGCCAGCTTGTATTTTTAAGATTTCAGCTTGCATGCTAGCTCTAGTAAACGCATCAAGCGCGGCAAACGGCTCGTCCATTAGGATCAAATTTGCCTCATACGCAAGAACTCTAGCAAGCGAAACGCGCGAGCTCATACCGCCAGAGAGCTGCGAAACTGCGGCAAATTTAAAGTCGCTAAGTCCTATCATCGATATCAAACTATCGATCTTTGAGGCTTCAATCTCATGCGTTTTAAGCGCAAAAACGATATTTTCATAGACGTTTAGAAATGGCATAAGACGGGGCTCTTGAAAGACGAAGCCGATCTTTGCTGGCTCTTTAAATTTTATCTCGCCAAGGCTTACGCTCTCAAGACCAGCGATAAGGCGTAAAAGCGTAGTTTTACCGCATCCGCTTCTGCCGAGTATGACGGTGATCTTATCTTTTTTTATGCTCAAATTTAGCTCTCTCAAAAC
This genomic stretch from Campylobacter concisus harbors:
- a CDS encoding ABC transporter ATP-binding protein: MIEISNLSKHFFIGEKRIDVLRELNLSIKKDKITVILGRSGCGKTTLLRLIAGLESVSLGEIKFKEPAKIGFVFQEPRLMPFLNVYENIVFALKTHEIEASKIDSLISMIGLSDFKFAAVSQLSGGMSSRVSLARVLAYEANLILMDEPFAALDAFTRASMQAEILKIQAGKTILFVTHNIDEALFLADEIILLEKGGIKSNYELSNLARPRDLLSEELIAIKRKILSEI